The following are encoded in a window of Deltaproteobacteria bacterium genomic DNA:
- a CDS encoding cysteine synthase family protein, producing MNEPSKTPGGTPLVALDGIYAKLECTNPCGSIKDRIAKYILDESERTGALRPGMTIVEATSGNTGISLTYYARQKGYAVRVVMPEDMTQERQEIIRSFGAELLLCRAGDFAEAAAIRDRLAAEHGYFNPDQFSNPLNVECHDRTTGQELLAQMEEHAPRVDAFVAGIGTGGTLMGVGRALRRRYPDLRLVAVEPAESPVLSGGSAGPHGIQGIGDGFIPPIAKDPSGGPSKLIDEVICVGSEAARLASLEIAERHGYCVGISSGANYLAARALAERFRTVVTVFADGYYKYQSRGLSCRDGRCLYHDDRSLIFRATPPAA from the coding sequence GTGAACGAACCCTCTAAGACCCCCGGTGGAACGCCGCTCGTCGCTCTCGACGGGATCTACGCCAAGCTCGAGTGTACGAACCCCTGCGGCAGCATCAAGGACCGCATCGCGAAGTACATCCTGGACGAGAGCGAGCGGACCGGCGCCCTGCGCCCCGGGATGACCATCGTCGAGGCCACGAGCGGCAATACCGGCATCTCGCTCACCTACTACGCGCGGCAAAAGGGCTACGCCGTCCGCGTGGTGATGCCCGAGGACATGACGCAGGAGCGCCAGGAGATCATCCGCTCCTTCGGGGCCGAGCTCCTGCTCTGCCGCGCGGGCGACTTCGCCGAGGCCGCCGCGATTCGGGACCGCCTCGCCGCCGAGCATGGGTATTTCAACCCCGATCAGTTCTCGAACCCGCTCAACGTGGAGTGCCACGACCGCACCACGGGGCAGGAGCTCCTCGCGCAGATGGAGGAGCACGCGCCGCGAGTGGACGCCTTCGTCGCCGGGATCGGGACCGGCGGAACGCTGATGGGCGTGGGACGCGCGCTCAGGCGGCGCTATCCCGACCTGCGCCTCGTGGCCGTGGAACCGGCCGAGTCGCCGGTGCTGAGCGGCGGAAGCGCCGGCCCCCACGGCATCCAGGGGATCGGCGACGGCTTCATCCCCCCCATCGCGAAGGACCCGAGCGGAGGCCCGTCGAAGCTGATCGACGAGGTGATCTGCGTCGGGAGCGAGGCGGCGCGGCTCGCCTCCCTCGAGATCGCCGAGCGCCACGGGTACTGCGTCGGGATCTCGTCGGGGGCGAACTACCTCGCCGCCAGGGCCCTCGCAGAGCGCTTTCGCACCGTGGTGACCGTCTTCGCCGACGGGTACTACAAGTACCAGTCCCGCGGCCTCTCGTGCCGCGACGGACGCTGCCTTTACCACGACGACCGGAGTCTCATCTTCCGCGCCACGCCGCCCGCCGCCTGA
- the tatC gene encoding twin-arginine translocase subunit TatC — protein MSDDAVMSFSQHLEELRKRLKYSAIWLVIWAGVGYALSDFLFVILAQPLIRAWTDAGLGPPKMHFSNPIEPFFTYMKLALIFGVFAASPFIFYQLWKFIAPGLYRKEKRYAVPFAAASGLLFIGGACFGYFVLFPYAFRFFLGFARKNVGRMEELLGGTLKVSMKHTFELTPTLMMGEYFSLTWKLLLASGVVFELPLVIAFLSLAGLVSARALWRFNRYFIVIAFVIGAVLTPGPDVISQVLLSVPLVVLYNLSILFALVTERRRARRTEDAAGGSAESEPGQAH, from the coding sequence ATGTCCGACGACGCGGTGATGAGCTTCAGTCAGCACCTCGAGGAGCTGCGCAAGCGCCTCAAGTACAGCGCCATCTGGTTGGTGATCTGGGCTGGCGTGGGCTACGCGCTCTCGGATTTCCTGTTCGTGATCCTGGCCCAGCCCCTGATTCGCGCCTGGACCGACGCGGGGCTCGGGCCGCCCAAGATGCACTTCTCGAACCCCATCGAGCCGTTCTTCACCTACATGAAGCTCGCGCTCATCTTCGGCGTCTTCGCCGCGTCGCCCTTCATCTTCTACCAGCTCTGGAAGTTCATCGCCCCGGGCCTGTACCGCAAGGAGAAGCGCTACGCGGTCCCCTTCGCGGCCGCTTCAGGTCTGCTCTTCATCGGGGGCGCTTGCTTCGGCTATTTCGTGCTCTTCCCCTACGCCTTCCGCTTCTTCCTCGGCTTCGCCCGCAAGAACGTGGGGCGGATGGAGGAGCTCCTCGGCGGGACCCTCAAGGTCTCCATGAAGCACACCTTCGAGCTCACGCCCACCTTGATGATGGGCGAGTACTTCTCGCTGACCTGGAAACTCCTGCTGGCCTCGGGCGTCGTCTTCGAGCTGCCGCTCGTGATCGCGTTCCTCTCGCTCGCCGGCCTGGTGAGTGCCCGGGCGCTCTGGCGCTTCAATCGCTACTTCATCGTGATCGCCTTCGTCATCGGCGCGGTGCTCACGCCGGGGCCGGACGTGATCAGCCAGGTGCTCCTGTCGGTGCCGCTGGTCGTGCTCTACAACCTGAGCATCCTCTTCGCGCTGGTGACGGAGCGGCGTCGCGCCCGACGGACCGAAGACGCCGCGGGCGGGTCAGCTGAATCGGAACCAGGCCAGGCCCACTAG
- a CDS encoding protein kinase produces MKACPTCHQVLPDHAQFCPADGTALKSMDADPLVGTTIAGRYHLLERIGEGSSGTIYRAEHTTLRSKLALKLLHHQLSLDEAALERYRDEAATIAQIDSDHIVRVSDFGRSEDGRLFLAMEFLEGEPLAGALGRERKLTEAHALAVLQQVGEALTEAHTQGVIHSDLRPRNIFLARKKDKEVVKLLDLGVAKLTASGRGNASGTVDPRYMSPEQARGDALDERSDIYSLGIVAYEMLAGAPPFVGSGTFDVLTKHLEAQPVPLSAKVPNVSAHFAEAVGRALRKRPVERFATVERFLQALAGTAPVEEVPDHRPLNPSEPVPLLKPKDPAAKAKAGADASDAAQTLLGAGTSPAVPGGSGVHRLATGSGARPLPTAPPAGGSGVHRLQPAGQPLAAVSTDPSLRPTMVPDAAPRLQAVVTPRPVGELAPEVFSAQTLVPSAAHPEIEAIAARLKADKRASGPSLVHGVAAAGLAGPGSRTPHDPFSDGDVLGSQSGSWFAEGDAAEQALSRVGSKSAPLPAIYDGIEDEIPRRRISPGMVIGGVVAAAALGLGLFLAMKSGDESPKHKTSTKLVPGLTGGTGGTEAPKPEVAKPEPKKPEAAKPETTKPEPAKPETKKPEPKLAATKPEPIKPEPAKPETKKPEPKLAATKPEAKKPEAKKPEPKVAKPEPKVAKPEPATVKPKVSPGPRRDPEQARFHVRVGRQQLLKGGYGKAKEAFKTALDLDPRSAEAHGGLGEVAFEQGNYGGAVVHLKQAVRHNARSTKYLVMLGDAYFKQKRMKQAVDQYKKALKQDPNNGAAKAGLGAAVRKLSGG; encoded by the coding sequence ATGAAAGCCTGTCCCACCTGCCATCAAGTCCTGCCGGACCACGCCCAGTTCTGCCCGGCGGACGGTACGGCGCTCAAGTCCATGGACGCCGATCCGCTCGTGGGGACGACCATCGCCGGTCGGTACCACCTGCTCGAGCGCATCGGCGAAGGAAGCTCCGGGACGATCTACCGGGCCGAGCACACCACCCTTCGATCCAAGCTGGCCCTCAAGCTCCTGCACCACCAGCTCAGCCTGGATGAGGCGGCGCTCGAGCGGTACCGGGACGAGGCCGCCACCATCGCGCAGATCGACAGCGACCACATCGTCCGGGTGAGCGACTTCGGCCGCTCCGAGGACGGGCGCCTCTTTCTGGCCATGGAATTCCTGGAGGGAGAGCCGCTGGCCGGCGCGCTCGGCCGCGAACGGAAGCTCACGGAAGCGCACGCGCTGGCGGTCCTGCAGCAGGTGGGCGAGGCCCTGACCGAGGCCCACACCCAGGGTGTCATCCACAGCGACCTCCGCCCGCGGAACATCTTCCTGGCCCGCAAGAAGGACAAGGAGGTGGTGAAGCTCCTCGACCTGGGCGTGGCCAAGCTGACCGCCTCGGGACGCGGCAACGCGAGCGGGACCGTGGACCCGCGCTACATGTCTCCCGAGCAGGCGCGCGGCGACGCCCTCGACGAGCGCAGCGACATCTATTCCCTGGGCATCGTGGCCTACGAGATGCTGGCCGGCGCGCCGCCCTTCGTGGGCTCTGGCACCTTCGACGTGCTCACCAAGCATCTCGAGGCGCAGCCGGTGCCGCTCTCGGCCAAGGTCCCGAACGTGTCGGCGCACTTCGCCGAGGCGGTGGGACGCGCCCTCCGCAAGCGCCCCGTGGAGCGATTCGCCACGGTGGAGCGCTTTCTGCAGGCCCTGGCCGGCACGGCGCCCGTCGAGGAGGTTCCGGACCACCGCCCGCTCAATCCGTCGGAGCCGGTGCCGCTCCTCAAGCCGAAGGATCCGGCCGCCAAGGCCAAAGCGGGCGCCGATGCGAGCGACGCGGCGCAGACGCTTCTCGGTGCGGGCACCTCGCCCGCCGTGCCCGGAGGATCCGGCGTGCATCGACTCGCCACCGGCTCCGGAGCCCGCCCGCTGCCAACGGCGCCGCCCGCAGGCGGGTCCGGCGTGCACAGGCTCCAGCCTGCTGGCCAGCCGCTCGCCGCCGTGAGCACCGACCCCAGCCTGCGGCCGACCATGGTGCCCGACGCGGCGCCCCGACTTCAGGCGGTGGTCACCCCCCGTCCCGTCGGAGAGCTCGCCCCGGAGGTCTTCAGCGCCCAGACGCTGGTGCCGAGCGCTGCCCATCCCGAGATCGAGGCCATCGCCGCCCGGCTGAAGGCCGACAAGCGCGCATCAGGGCCGTCTCTGGTGCATGGGGTGGCCGCGGCGGGACTCGCCGGACCGGGCTCGCGCACGCCGCACGACCCGTTCTCCGACGGAGACGTGCTGGGAAGCCAGAGCGGAAGCTGGTTCGCCGAGGGAGACGCGGCCGAGCAGGCCCTCTCGCGCGTGGGCTCGAAGTCCGCCCCGCTCCCCGCGATCTACGACGGCATCGAGGACGAGATCCCGCGTCGCCGCATTTCGCCGGGGATGGTCATCGGCGGCGTGGTCGCCGCGGCCGCGCTCGGGCTGGGACTCTTCCTCGCGATGAAATCGGGGGACGAGTCGCCCAAGCACAAGACCAGTACCAAGCTGGTACCGGGCCTCACCGGCGGCACCGGCGGCACCGAGGCGCCCAAGCCCGAGGTGGCTAAGCCCGAGCCCAAGAAGCCCGAGGCGGCGAAGCCCGAAACGACAAAGCCCGAGCCCGCGAAGCCCGAAACGAAAAAACCCGAGCCCAAGCTCGCCGCCACCAAGCCCGAGCCCATCAAGCCGGAGCCCGCGAAGCCCGAAACGAAAAAGCCCGAGCCCAAGCTCGCCGCCACCAAGCCCGAAGCCAAGAAGCCCGAAGCCAAGAAGCCCGAGCCCAAGGTGGCCAAGCCCGAGCCCAAGGTAGCCAAGCCCGAGCCCGCCACGGTCAAGCCGAAGGTCAGCCCGGGGCCACGCCGGGACCCGGAGCAGGCGCGCTTCCATGTGCGAGTCGGACGGCAACAGCTCCTGAAGGGCGGCTACGGCAAGGCCAAGGAAGCCTTCAAGACCGCGCTGGACCTGGATCCGAGGAGCGCGGAGGCCCACGGCGGCCTCGGCGAGGTGGCCTTCGAGCAGGGCAACTACGGCGGCGCCGTCGTGCACCTGAAGCAGGCCGTGAGGCACAACGCCCGTAGCACCAAGTACCTCGTCATGCTCGGTGACGCCTACTTCAAGCAGAAGCGCATGAAGCAGGCCGTGGACCAGTACAAGAAGGCCCTCAAGCAAGACCCGAACAACGGGGCCGCCAAAGCGGGACTCGGCGCGGCCGTGCGCAAGCTCTCGGGCGGGTAG
- a CDS encoding PilZ domain-containing protein: MELWVEESSDRELYFQRGANLSVGGLYLERTIPHPRGVVVSLRFSLPGDPTPFVVRGRIVNVEDDERALGMGIKFLDLSPADTLRLQAYVERAAVKPAP; this comes from the coding sequence GTGGAGCTGTGGGTCGAGGAGTCTTCCGACCGGGAGCTCTACTTCCAGCGCGGGGCGAACCTCAGCGTCGGAGGGCTGTACCTGGAGCGCACCATCCCCCATCCCAGGGGCGTCGTGGTCAGCCTGCGCTTCAGCCTTCCGGGCGACCCCACCCCGTTCGTCGTGCGCGGACGGATCGTGAACGTCGAAGACGACGAACGAGCGTTGGGCATGGGCATCAAGTTCCTCGATCTCTCTCCGGCCGACACCCTGCGGCTGCAGGCCTACGTGGAGCGGGCCGCGGTGAAGCCCGCCCCATGA
- a CDS encoding SGNH/GDSL hydrolase family protein, with the protein MPHRFAPGRRSALLVGLCAAAWAGCAAEPLDGTRRPSSVEPTWPRYPRDRVLSPLSPSIVAGLRAIARRGSADEPTPLSPTWGAPRDNVFIKVGDSISAYDNFLACYTAEEVTPPATFDSEHLDKPAFLAAVAHFAAGRIPVRDAETGELTDSVDPFRRRSHTACGGWYSDRPLRADGKVCAGPPGEKPVDAMKDLAPLERELRLARPRFAVMMFGSNDVGTNAPAWYGGNMRRNVERLLEEGVIPVLSTIPARPAAATGAVAIHNEIVRALAERHGLPLVDLNLALSRLPNKGLSVDGVHLSYVPGDTCDFAAERMYGQNLRNLVTMEMLARLHQVLVADPAAAAAVATKAPPRPAPHRLYPDGEEPPAAPVAPPISHLDAEPAQRAGSGSPDDPYRLDEHALASTARPVGLHRRREHGTRSFVAGYDSPRCGRRETPGADDTFEFVAAHARISAWALSADWKVSAQDYPRRVIVERCEDEGCTETTCLVAGAYSAGTYGGEVGRRFRIVVESPPEAPGDYFLMLW; encoded by the coding sequence GTGCCCCATCGGTTTGCCCCTGGTCGTCGCTCTGCCCTGCTCGTTGGACTGTGCGCCGCCGCGTGGGCGGGCTGTGCGGCCGAGCCGCTCGACGGCACCCGCCGGCCGAGCTCGGTCGAGCCGACCTGGCCTCGCTATCCGCGCGACCGGGTGCTCTCGCCGCTCTCGCCGTCGATCGTCGCCGGGCTGCGCGCGATCGCGCGACGGGGCAGCGCCGACGAGCCGACGCCGCTCTCTCCCACCTGGGGCGCGCCGCGCGACAACGTCTTCATCAAGGTCGGCGACTCGATCAGCGCGTACGACAACTTCCTCGCCTGCTACACCGCCGAGGAGGTCACGCCCCCCGCCACCTTCGACAGCGAACACCTCGACAAGCCCGCATTCCTCGCCGCGGTGGCGCATTTCGCCGCCGGGCGCATCCCCGTGCGCGACGCAGAGACCGGCGAGCTCACCGACTCCGTCGATCCCTTCCGCCGGCGTAGCCACACCGCGTGCGGCGGCTGGTACTCGGACCGTCCGCTGCGCGCCGACGGAAAGGTCTGCGCGGGCCCTCCCGGGGAGAAGCCCGTGGACGCGATGAAGGACCTCGCGCCGCTCGAACGCGAGCTGCGCCTGGCGCGCCCCCGCTTCGCCGTCATGATGTTCGGCTCGAACGACGTGGGCACGAACGCGCCCGCCTGGTACGGCGGTAACATGCGCCGCAACGTGGAGCGGCTGCTCGAGGAGGGCGTCATCCCCGTGCTCTCCACGATCCCCGCGCGGCCGGCCGCCGCCACCGGGGCGGTGGCGATCCACAACGAGATCGTGCGCGCGCTGGCCGAGCGACACGGATTGCCGCTCGTGGACCTGAACCTGGCCCTCTCGAGGCTGCCGAACAAGGGGCTCTCGGTGGATGGCGTGCACCTCTCGTACGTGCCCGGGGACACCTGCGACTTCGCCGCCGAGCGGATGTACGGCCAGAACCTGCGCAACCTCGTCACCATGGAGATGCTGGCGCGACTGCACCAGGTGCTCGTCGCCGACCCGGCGGCGGCCGCGGCCGTCGCGACGAAGGCCCCGCCGAGGCCCGCGCCGCACCGCCTGTACCCCGACGGGGAAGAGCCTCCCGCGGCCCCCGTCGCGCCGCCTATTTCGCACCTCGACGCCGAGCCGGCGCAGCGGGCCGGGAGCGGCTCTCCCGACGACCCCTACCGCCTGGACGAGCACGCGCTGGCCAGCACCGCTCGGCCGGTCGGGCTGCACCGCCGACGCGAACACGGCACGCGCTCCTTCGTGGCGGGCTACGACTCTCCGCGCTGCGGACGCCGCGAGACGCCGGGGGCCGACGACACCTTCGAGTTCGTGGCGGCGCACGCGCGGATCTCGGCCTGGGCCCTCTCCGCCGACTGGAAGGTCTCCGCGCAAGACTACCCGCGTCGGGTGATCGTCGAGCGATGCGAGGACGAGGGGTGCACGGAGACCACCTGTCTGGTGGCGGGCGCCTACTCGGCCGGCACCTACGGCGGCGAGGTCGGCCGACGCTTCCGCATCGTGGTGGAATCTCCCCCCGAGGCCCCCGGGGACTACTTCCTGATGCTCTGGTGA
- a CDS encoding M1 family metallopeptidase has translation MRRRGAGRVLGWARGLALLVLGLVPARHGPADDLPAVGLSYRIRARIVPATRTLEGEVELTWRNPSDVSVRSVPVHLYLNAFAHEGTTWMRGVPAPRLAMADLLLQYPDPWGYTALTRVEQFTAGGARLASHRPIQPDDGNPLDRTLAEIALPEAVGPHAELRLRLAFRARFPVPIARTGALDDYVLGGQWYPKLGVLEPRGVRHAPEARWVARQFHGPTEFYADFADYDVTLQFPAGFLVGATGEEVERSTVAEGRERLVRFRQRAVHDFAFVLARGFAEERTEVALPKSTRRVAVRYLVPVESAHQLPRWRRAVEGALTILCRRVGLYPYRSLTVVLPPTRGIRTAGMEYPTLITGANGDRVWDGFPFGKTTLPELALIHEFGHQYFYGLLASHEMDEAFLDEGFNSYWEDELSRELYGQDAGGGTLFGRAISPRELRATGLAENASKLREALRKRPSWLFYPGSWGHQVYSRPAVTLATAAGLFGQVAVDRVFAAYFARFAFRHPDAEDFLGVAKEVGGVALHAFLEEAFVAPRLPDYRVAELESERWETPRGLLPTPTGASGGSASGVANPERGLDPAAREADGRVLMEVTDPGWVAPTGEAVGRVERRLVKPWAAHAASPRAGPVAYYESSARLEGPGWQHLPVEVELRFGDGVVLHDRWDGRAVWRRYRFVRPAPLTDVRVDPRARVALDVKPENNGRTLRPERRFLADWGGWLATLASWAQGALAQWL, from the coding sequence ATGCGGCGACGCGGCGCGGGGCGAGTCTTGGGCTGGGCTAGGGGGCTCGCGCTCCTCGTCCTCGGACTCGTTCCCGCGCGACACGGCCCGGCCGACGACCTACCGGCAGTAGGGCTCTCCTACCGGATCCGCGCGCGCATCGTCCCGGCCACGCGCACCCTCGAGGGCGAGGTCGAGCTCACCTGGAGAAACCCCTCCGACGTGTCTGTGCGGAGCGTGCCGGTCCACCTCTATCTGAACGCCTTCGCGCACGAGGGAACGACCTGGATGCGGGGGGTGCCGGCCCCGCGGCTCGCGATGGCGGACCTGCTCTTGCAGTACCCCGACCCTTGGGGCTACACCGCGCTCACACGCGTCGAGCAGTTCACCGCCGGCGGAGCGCGGCTCGCCAGCCATCGTCCGATCCAGCCCGACGACGGCAATCCCCTCGATCGCACGCTGGCCGAGATCGCGCTCCCCGAGGCCGTGGGACCGCACGCCGAGCTCCGCCTGCGCCTCGCCTTCCGCGCGCGCTTTCCCGTGCCCATCGCTCGCACCGGCGCGCTCGACGACTACGTCCTCGGCGGGCAGTGGTATCCGAAGCTCGGGGTGCTCGAGCCCCGGGGCGTCAGGCATGCCCCCGAAGCGCGCTGGGTCGCCCGGCAGTTTCACGGACCGACGGAGTTCTACGCGGACTTCGCCGACTACGACGTCACGCTCCAGTTCCCGGCCGGCTTCCTCGTCGGCGCGACCGGGGAAGAGGTGGAACGTTCCACCGTCGCCGAGGGCCGCGAGCGCCTCGTGCGCTTCCGTCAGCGGGCGGTGCACGACTTCGCCTTCGTGTTGGCTCGCGGCTTCGCCGAGGAGCGCACGGAGGTCGCCCTGCCAAAGAGCACGCGTCGCGTGGCCGTCCGCTACCTGGTTCCCGTCGAGAGCGCGCACCAGCTTCCCCGCTGGCGCCGCGCGGTGGAAGGGGCGCTCACAATCCTCTGCCGGCGCGTCGGGCTCTATCCCTATCGTTCGCTCACGGTGGTGCTGCCGCCCACGCGCGGCATCCGGACGGCGGGGATGGAATATCCCACGCTCATCACCGGCGCGAACGGCGACCGGGTCTGGGACGGCTTTCCGTTCGGCAAGACGACCCTCCCCGAGCTCGCGCTGATCCACGAGTTCGGTCACCAGTACTTCTACGGGCTGCTCGCCTCGCACGAGATGGACGAGGCGTTTCTCGACGAAGGCTTCAACAGCTACTGGGAGGACGAGCTCTCGCGCGAGCTCTACGGGCAGGACGCGGGCGGCGGCACGCTCTTCGGGCGGGCCATCTCGCCGCGCGAGCTCCGCGCCACGGGCCTCGCCGAGAACGCGAGCAAGCTGCGCGAGGCGCTGCGCAAGCGGCCCTCCTGGCTCTTCTACCCCGGGAGCTGGGGACACCAGGTCTACAGCCGTCCGGCGGTGACCCTGGCCACGGCCGCGGGGCTCTTCGGGCAGGTCGCGGTGGACCGGGTCTTCGCGGCCTACTTCGCGCGGTTCGCCTTCCGGCACCCCGACGCGGAGGATTTTCTGGGCGTGGCGAAGGAGGTCGGTGGCGTCGCGCTGCACGCCTTTCTCGAGGAGGCGTTCGTCGCGCCGCGGCTTCCGGACTACCGCGTGGCAGAGCTCGAGAGCGAGCGCTGGGAGACGCCGCGGGGGCTGCTCCCGACGCCCACGGGCGCGAGCGGCGGGAGTGCGAGCGGCGTGGCGAACCCGGAGCGCGGGCTCGACCCCGCGGCCCGCGAGGCCGACGGCCGCGTTCTGATGGAGGTGACGGACCCGGGCTGGGTCGCGCCGACCGGCGAGGCTGTCGGGCGCGTCGAGCGGCGTCTCGTGAAGCCGTGGGCGGCGCACGCCGCGTCCCCCCGCGCGGGGCCCGTGGCCTACTACGAGAGCAGCGCGCGCCTCGAGGGGCCGGGGTGGCAGCACCTGCCCGTTGAGGTGGAGCTCCGCTTCGGCGACGGGGTGGTGCTGCACGACCGGTGGGACGGCCGCGCGGTCTGGCGCCGCTATCGCTTCGTCCGACCCGCCCCGCTCACCGACGTGCGCGTGGACCCACGCGCGCGCGTCGCCCTCGACGTGAAGCCGGAGAACAACGGCCGCACGCTGCGTCCCGAGCGGCGTTTCCTCGCGGACTGGGGCGGCTGGCTCGCGACGCTCGCGAGCTGGGCTCAGGGAGCGCTCGCCCAGTGGCTATGA
- a CDS encoding DUF4242 domain-containing protein — MPKYVIERNFPGAAKLSPGELRDIAAKSVGVLREMGPDVQWVESYVAEDKIYCVYNAKNPELVREHAKRGGFPADKVCRVSAVIDPTTAEK, encoded by the coding sequence ATGCCGAAATACGTCATCGAGAGGAACTTTCCAGGGGCCGCGAAGCTCTCGCCGGGGGAGCTGCGCGACATTGCGGCCAAGTCGGTCGGGGTACTCCGGGAGATGGGCCCCGACGTCCAGTGGGTCGAGAGCTACGTTGCCGAGGACAAGATCTACTGCGTCTACAACGCGAAGAACCCGGAGCTCGTCCGGGAGCATGCCAAGCGCGGGGGCTTTCCTGCCGACAAGGTGTGCCGCGTCTCCGCGGTGATCGATCCGACGACGGCCGAGAAGTAA
- a CDS encoding PAS domain S-box protein translates to MSDEPRASWAAAIAEAVVAASRGAFGAAIQQLAALAPLAEADGERLREGLATLIGEFGRIIAEKEDILATIQLSMMELEEARQGLEAEVEERRRAEHALKETAGELATTLDLLRRSESLTRAVVEHAADGIVTVDERYLIRGWNAAAERIFGYTRAEALGRSFQLVLPAARVPAGRRREDLARRKDGTVLPIEVHAAEATVGDAQVLVLLVRDLTESKQTELRLKELHSRLLSASREAGMADVASSILHNLGNVLNSASVSASLVVEQLHRPSVERLERLAGLLAEHEPELPRFLAEDPRGRGVPAYLRALADAARDEQERLRTEAATLQKHLDHVKVVVSTQQAYARRGGVLETLHLSEVVEDALGMSFGEEGDIRVVREYEPLPPVSLDRHRLLQILVNLLRNARHAVRDGGRPDREVTVRVGRLDAQTLRIEVRDNGVGIPPEHLGRLFEQGFTTKAFGHGYGLHSSVLAAKELGGGLRAESEGRDRGAVFCLELPLSEPASHNSPPSSGSDIK, encoded by the coding sequence GTGAGCGACGAGCCTCGCGCGTCGTGGGCTGCCGCCATCGCCGAGGCGGTGGTCGCCGCGAGCCGGGGCGCTTTTGGCGCCGCGATCCAGCAGCTCGCCGCGCTGGCCCCCCTGGCTGAAGCGGACGGAGAGCGGCTGCGCGAGGGGCTGGCTACCCTGATCGGCGAGTTCGGCCGCATCATCGCCGAGAAGGAGGACATCCTCGCCACGATCCAGCTCTCCATGATGGAGCTCGAGGAGGCCCGGCAGGGACTCGAGGCCGAGGTGGAGGAGCGACGGCGGGCGGAGCACGCCCTGAAGGAGACCGCGGGAGAGCTCGCGACCACCCTCGACCTGCTCCGGCGCAGCGAGAGCCTCACGCGCGCGGTGGTCGAGCACGCCGCCGACGGCATCGTCACCGTGGACGAGCGGTACCTGATCCGCGGGTGGAACGCCGCCGCGGAGCGGATCTTCGGCTACACGCGGGCGGAGGCGCTGGGGCGCAGCTTCCAGCTCGTGCTGCCGGCGGCGCGCGTTCCGGCGGGACGGCGGCGCGAGGACCTGGCTCGCCGCAAGGACGGCACGGTCCTCCCCATCGAGGTCCACGCGGCCGAGGCGACCGTGGGTGACGCGCAGGTGCTCGTTCTCCTCGTGCGCGACCTGACCGAGAGCAAGCAGACCGAGCTGCGCCTGAAGGAGCTGCATAGCCGGCTCCTCTCCGCGTCGCGCGAAGCCGGGATGGCGGACGTGGCCAGCAGCATCCTGCACAACCTGGGCAACGTGCTGAACAGCGCGAGCGTGTCGGCCTCGCTGGTGGTGGAGCAGCTCCACCGCCCGTCGGTGGAGCGACTGGAGCGGCTGGCCGGGCTCCTCGCCGAGCACGAGCCGGAGCTGCCGCGCTTCCTCGCCGAGGACCCACGCGGACGCGGGGTCCCGGCCTACCTCCGGGCGCTGGCCGACGCGGCGCGGGACGAGCAGGAGCGGTTGCGCACCGAGGCCGCGACGCTCCAGAAGCACCTCGACCACGTGAAGGTGGTCGTGAGCACGCAGCAGGCCTACGCGCGCCGCGGGGGAGTCCTCGAGACGCTGCACCTCTCCGAGGTGGTGGAGGACGCGCTCGGCATGAGCTTCGGCGAGGAGGGGGACATCCGCGTGGTGCGGGAGTACGAGCCGCTGCCCCCCGTGTCCCTCGACCGGCACCGGCTGCTGCAGATTCTCGTCAACCTGCTACGGAACGCGCGCCACGCGGTGCGGGACGGGGGACGTCCGGACCGCGAGGTCACGGTGCGGGTCGGGCGCCTGGACGCGCAGACGCTGCGGATCGAGGTGCGCGACAACGGCGTCGGGATCCCGCCCGAGCACCTGGGACGTCTCTTCGAGCAGGGGTTCACCACCAAGGCCTTCGGCCACGGCTACGGCCTGCATTCGAGCGTGCTCGCGGCGAAGGAGCTGGGCGGCGGGCTGCGCGCCGAGAGCGAGGGCCGAGACCGCGGCGCCGTGTTCTGTCTCGAGCTGCCCCTTTCCGAGCCTGCCTCCCATAATTCGCCACCTTCCTCGGGGTCTGATATCAAGTAG